A single window of Streptomyces aquilus DNA harbors:
- a CDS encoding LacI family DNA-binding transcriptional regulator produces MNIGEIARRAGVSRSTVSYALSGKRPVSEDTRRKIQQVVDELGYRPSASARALANGRTSTIGLVFPPAGNHYTGMQLDFIGSVVEAAAAYDYDVLLSPSGVDSDRSFQRLLGERRVDGAILMEIRLADDRVDHLAELDFPSVAIGRTAHPEGTWWVALDHTALAAACVHHLADLGHRRVAFVNRPEQLLRAGYESAHRGLDGFTKAAAERGLTVRTYCCGDDAASGQGCVERILHDDPDTTALVTLNEAALGGIYRGLAQAGRHVPRDFSVTGVVAGRWAETVTPRLTAADVPAAELGRLAVELLVERLDQPDAPPRHHLLTPPISLRASTGPAGAGTA; encoded by the coding sequence GTGAACATCGGTGAGATCGCCCGGCGGGCCGGTGTCTCGCGGAGCACCGTCTCCTACGCGCTGAGCGGCAAGCGTCCGGTCTCGGAGGACACCCGCCGCAAGATCCAGCAGGTCGTCGACGAACTGGGCTACCGGCCCAGCGCCAGCGCCCGCGCCCTGGCGAACGGGCGGACCAGCACGATCGGGCTGGTCTTCCCGCCGGCCGGGAACCACTACACGGGCATGCAGCTCGATTTCATCGGCAGCGTGGTCGAGGCCGCCGCGGCCTACGACTACGACGTGCTGCTGTCACCCAGCGGCGTCGACAGCGACCGTTCCTTCCAGCGGCTGCTGGGGGAGCGGCGGGTCGACGGCGCGATCCTGATGGAGATCAGGCTGGCCGACGACCGGGTCGATCACCTGGCCGAGCTGGACTTCCCCTCCGTCGCCATCGGCCGCACCGCCCACCCCGAGGGCACCTGGTGGGTGGCCCTGGACCACACCGCCCTCGCGGCGGCCTGCGTCCACCACCTCGCGGACCTCGGCCACCGCCGGGTCGCCTTCGTCAACCGGCCCGAGCAGCTGCTGCGGGCCGGGTACGAGTCCGCGCACCGCGGCCTCGACGGCTTCACCAAGGCCGCGGCCGAGCGCGGGCTGACGGTCCGGACGTACTGCTGCGGGGACGACGCCGCCTCGGGCCAGGGCTGCGTGGAGCGCATCCTGCACGACGACCCGGACACCACCGCCCTGGTCACCCTGAACGAGGCCGCCCTCGGCGGCATCTACCGGGGGCTCGCCCAAGCGGGCCGCCATGTGCCGCGCGACTTCTCCGTCACCGGAGTGGTGGCCGGCCGCTGGGCGGAGACGGTGACCCCGCGGCTCACCGCGGCGGACGTACCGGCGGCCGAGCTGGGCCGCCTCGCCGTCGAACTGCTCGTCGAGCGGCTGGACCAGCCCGACGCACCGCCCCGCCACCATCTGCTCACACCGCCGATCTCGCTGCGGGCCAGCACCGGGCCCGCGGGAGCCGGCACCGCCTGA